In Phreatobacter aquaticus, a single genomic region encodes these proteins:
- a CDS encoding creatininase family protein, whose amino-acid sequence MRVAEMNWMQVEARSRADLRAILPIGSTEQHAGLSLCVDSILAERVAVEAAAPLAIPVFPVVNYGFTPSFVDYPGTVTLRLSTLCAILVDVLDGMVRSGFRHITLVNGHGGNSPAHGAILEWLDRNRGCQVKWHNWWNAPKTFAKVQAIDPVASHASWMENFPWTRLPNVAAPSEQKPMLDLQRFQQLDPGAKKAMLGDGNYGGLYQRSDADMLAIWDVAVEETRSVIAEGWA is encoded by the coding sequence ATGCGTGTCGCCGAGATGAACTGGATGCAGGTCGAGGCCAGATCCCGTGCCGACCTGCGCGCGATCCTGCCGATTGGTTCGACGGAGCAGCACGCCGGACTGAGCCTGTGTGTCGATTCAATTCTGGCGGAGCGGGTGGCTGTCGAGGCCGCCGCGCCGCTCGCCATACCGGTCTTTCCGGTGGTGAACTACGGCTTCACGCCGAGCTTCGTCGACTATCCGGGGACAGTGACGCTGCGCCTGTCGACCTTGTGCGCCATCCTCGTCGACGTCCTCGACGGCATGGTCCGCTCCGGCTTCCGGCACATCACGCTCGTCAACGGCCATGGTGGCAATTCGCCGGCCCACGGCGCAATCCTCGAGTGGCTCGACCGCAATCGCGGCTGCCAGGTGAAGTGGCACAATTGGTGGAATGCGCCGAAGACCTTCGCCAAGGTCCAGGCCATTGATCCCGTGGCGTCCCACGCCTCCTGGATGGAGAATTTCCCGTGGACGCGGTTGCCGAATGTCGCGGCGCCCTCCGAACAAAAGCCGATGCTCGATCTCCAGCGTTTCCAACAGCTGGATCCGGGCGCGAAGAAGGCCATGCTCGGTGACGGCAATTACGGCGGCCTCTATCAGCGGTCCGACGCGGACATGCTGGCCATCTGGGACGTCGCGGTGGAGGAAACGCGATCGGTCATCGCGGAAGGCTGGGCCTGA
- a CDS encoding ABC transporter substrate-binding protein gives MMMALSRLATLVVALMLAAPLPATAGKRDNTLRWVSTFSIASGEPYYNSFREGVLFIGQMVWDTLIHRDPDTSAYKPLLATAWRWIDPTTLELDLRTDVTFHDGRAFSADDVVYTINYVIDPANKVTNPSNVNWIERAEKTASHQVRLILKAPFPAAIEYLAGPIAILPVDFYKDAGADRLVPAARLIGTGPYRFTRWEPGKEGQFDANPTYMADSPKGRPAIPRVVMRVIPDAATQMAELMAGRVDWIGQLPEDAGRQLASVPNISMLASETMRIIFLQFDVQGRSGANPFQDLRVRQAVAHAINREAIVANLIGAGSRVWHAFCFETQVGCTTDVQRYAYDPVRAKALLTEAGFPNGFDTEILGFRSRPRIEALNGFLTASGIRTRLQFMAYSAVRDRQHKGQARFVDTSWGSYSVNDASAMINPFFTHLGDDMVQDAEIKAWADQASRTIDPEERKRLYGQILRKIADNVYILPLYTNPSVAAFTSDLAFRAWPDENPRFYMQRWR, from the coding sequence ATGATGATGGCACTCAGCAGACTGGCCACACTTGTCGTGGCGCTCATGCTGGCCGCGCCGCTTCCGGCGACAGCTGGAAAGCGGGACAATACGCTGCGCTGGGTCTCGACCTTCTCGATCGCTTCCGGCGAGCCCTATTACAATTCCTTCCGCGAGGGCGTGCTGTTCATCGGTCAGATGGTCTGGGACACGCTGATCCACCGCGACCCCGACACGTCCGCCTACAAGCCCCTGCTCGCGACGGCCTGGCGCTGGATCGACCCTACGACGCTGGAGCTGGATCTACGCACCGACGTGACATTCCACGACGGCCGGGCCTTCTCCGCCGACGACGTGGTCTACACGATCAACTACGTCATCGATCCCGCGAACAAGGTGACCAATCCGTCCAACGTCAACTGGATCGAGCGCGCCGAGAAGACTGCCAGCCACCAGGTGCGGCTGATCCTGAAGGCCCCCTTCCCCGCCGCGATCGAATATCTCGCCGGTCCCATCGCCATCCTTCCGGTCGATTTCTACAAGGACGCCGGCGCTGACCGGCTTGTTCCGGCTGCCCGCCTGATCGGCACCGGGCCTTATCGATTCACGCGCTGGGAGCCCGGCAAGGAGGGCCAGTTCGACGCCAACCCGACCTATATGGCCGATAGTCCCAAGGGGCGGCCGGCCATTCCCCGGGTGGTGATGCGCGTCATTCCTGATGCCGCCACCCAGATGGCCGAGCTGATGGCGGGCCGCGTCGACTGGATCGGGCAATTGCCCGAGGATGCCGGGCGCCAGCTCGCCAGCGTGCCGAACATCTCGATGCTGGCCTCCGAGACCATGCGGATCATCTTCCTGCAATTCGACGTGCAGGGCCGCTCGGGCGCCAATCCGTTCCAGGACCTGCGCGTGCGCCAGGCGGTGGCCCATGCGATCAACCGCGAGGCGATCGTTGCGAACCTGATCGGGGCCGGATCGCGGGTCTGGCACGCCTTCTGTTTCGAGACGCAGGTCGGCTGCACGACCGATGTCCAGCGCTATGCCTATGATCCCGTCCGCGCCAAGGCCTTGCTGACGGAAGCGGGATTTCCCAACGGGTTCGACACCGAGATCCTCGGCTTCCGGTCGCGGCCGCGGATCGAGGCGCTGAATGGTTTCCTGACGGCGTCCGGCATTCGCACGCGGCTGCAGTTCATGGCCTATTCCGCCGTGCGCGACCGGCAACACAAGGGCCAGGCGCGGTTCGTCGACACGTCCTGGGGCTCCTATTCGGTCAATGACGCGTCGGCGATGATCAATCCGTTCTTCACCCACCTCGGCGACGACATGGTGCAGGACGCGGAGATCAAGGCCTGGGCCGACCAGGCGTCACGGACGATCGATCCGGAGGAGCGCAAGCGCCTCTATGGCCAGATCCTGCGCAAGATCGCCGACAACGTCTACATTCTGCCGCTCTACACCAACCCGTCGGTGGCCGCCTTCACCAGCGATCTGGCCTTCCGCGCCTGGCCCGACGAGAACCCGCGCTTCTACATGCAGCGCTGGCGCTGA
- a CDS encoding SDR family NAD(P)-dependent oxidoreductase — protein sequence MQINLTGRVALVTGAAQGIGQAIALGLRAAGATVIVADLDADRLGAFAKAQGFNARVIDVSDRAAAHTAVDDVVAAHGRIDILVNAAGGVRGQVGRPIAAVSEDEWRVLFEANVDGVFWLAQAVSAPMAKAGHGRIVNIASGAGLRPSLTGIQAYTAAKHALVGLTKQLSQDLGPSGITCNAVAPGFVRSNPATERQWNAYGLDGQKRLVESIHVRRLGTADDIAHAVLFLASDQAGWISGQILSVDGGRS from the coding sequence ATGCAGATCAACCTGACCGGCCGCGTTGCTCTCGTCACCGGAGCCGCCCAAGGCATTGGCCAGGCCATCGCGCTGGGCCTGCGCGCAGCGGGAGCCACCGTCATCGTCGCCGATCTCGATGCCGACAGGCTCGGCGCGTTCGCGAAGGCCCAGGGCTTCAACGCCCGCGTCATCGACGTGTCCGACAGGGCCGCCGCCCATACCGCCGTGGACGACGTCGTCGCGGCGCACGGGCGGATCGACATTCTGGTCAATGCCGCCGGTGGCGTGCGCGGGCAGGTCGGGCGCCCGATCGCGGCCGTGTCCGAGGATGAATGGCGCGTGTTGTTCGAAGCCAATGTCGATGGTGTCTTCTGGCTGGCCCAGGCCGTCAGCGCTCCGATGGCGAAGGCGGGGCATGGCCGTATTGTCAATATCGCATCGGGCGCCGGGCTCCGCCCGAGCCTCACCGGCATCCAGGCCTATACCGCGGCCAAACATGCGCTGGTAGGGCTCACCAAGCAGCTCAGTCAGGACCTCGGGCCGTCAGGCATCACCTGCAACGCCGTGGCGCCGGGATTCGTGCGCTCCAACCCGGCGACAGAGCGGCAATGGAACGCCTATGGCCTGGACGGCCAGAAGCGTCTTGTCGAATCCATCCATGTCCGGCGCCTCGGCACGGCCGACGACATTGCTCACGCCGTGCTGTTCCTCGCCAGCGATCAGGCTGGCTGGATCAGTGGCCAGATCCTGTCGGTGGATGGCGGTCGCTCCTGA
- a CDS encoding ketopantoate reductase family protein, whose product MAETPILIWGAGAIGGTLGAYWARAGMPVVLVDQVADHVEACRSRGLHISGPIEDFTQVVPALTPDQVTGRFDIIVLAVKAQATEAALQQLSPHLSANGYVLSAQNGLNELTIADAVGKERTMGCFVNFGADWHGPGEILFGNRAAVVVGEIDGSVRDRTKAMHERLMVFEPAAVLTDNIWGYLWGKLAYGAMLFATALNNDSMAENLADPRRTVVFEQLGREVMAVAKARGVVPVGFNGFDPELFAPGASEAGARASIAALAEFNRHTAKTHSGIWRDLAVRKRRTEIDPQIGVIARLGAEVGVDTPAIAKLVELIHAIEDGSKPMAMTTFQELIDTCRST is encoded by the coding sequence ATGGCCGAGACACCCATCCTCATCTGGGGCGCCGGCGCCATCGGCGGGACGCTCGGCGCCTATTGGGCGCGTGCCGGGATGCCGGTGGTGCTGGTCGATCAGGTCGCCGACCATGTCGAGGCCTGCCGCAGCCGCGGCCTGCACATTTCCGGTCCCATCGAGGATTTCACCCAGGTCGTGCCGGCGCTAACGCCGGACCAGGTGACCGGCCGCTTTGACATCATCGTCCTGGCCGTGAAGGCGCAGGCGACCGAGGCGGCCCTGCAACAGCTGTCGCCGCACTTGTCCGCAAACGGCTATGTCCTCTCCGCCCAGAACGGCCTCAACGAGCTCACCATTGCCGACGCGGTCGGCAAGGAGCGGACGATGGGCTGTTTCGTCAATTTCGGCGCCGACTGGCACGGACCTGGCGAGATCCTGTTCGGCAACCGCGCCGCTGTCGTGGTCGGCGAGATCGACGGCTCCGTGCGGGATCGGACAAAGGCAATGCACGAGCGCCTGATGGTCTTTGAGCCGGCGGCGGTGCTCACCGACAACATCTGGGGCTATCTGTGGGGCAAGCTCGCCTATGGCGCGATGCTCTTCGCCACGGCGCTCAACAATGACTCGATGGCGGAGAATCTCGCCGATCCGCGCCGGACTGTCGTCTTCGAACAGCTCGGCCGCGAGGTCATGGCGGTCGCGAAGGCGCGGGGCGTCGTCCCCGTCGGCTTCAACGGCTTCGACCCCGAGCTCTTCGCGCCCGGGGCATCCGAAGCGGGGGCGCGAGCCTCCATCGCGGCTTTGGCCGAATTCAACCGCCACACCGCCAAGACCCATTCGGGAATCTGGCGCGACCTCGCGGTGCGCAAGCGGCGCACCGAAATCGACCCGCAGATCGGGGTGATCGCCAGGCTCGGCGCAGAGGTCGGCGTCGACACGCCGGCAATCGCCAAGCTGGTGGAACTGATCCACGCCATCGAGGACGGCTCGAAGCCCATGGCCATGACGACATTCCAGGAGCTGATCGACACATGCAGATCAACCTGA
- a CDS encoding ABC transporter ATP-binding protein, translating to MSTAIVEVRNVSRRFAPTPSIGERIAGLFGAEVENRTVHAVDRVSLDISPGDVLGLVGESGCGKSTLGRVIAGIHPPSDGEAYVHGEPVMGGARRRVKTTTRVQMIFQDPFGSLDPRFRIGATIAEGPIAHGLIRRAEARDEVARWLSAVGLPADAADRFPHQFSGGQRQRIAIARALAMQPDILVCDEPVASLDVSIQAQIINLFLKLRRELNLTMLFISHDLGVVRHICDRVAIMYLGRIVEIGPTQDIYTRPAHHYTRALLDSVPKLVTTGDELVSFRPISGELPSPLAPPPGCHFHLRCPAADQRCRTEAPDLRDLADGRRAACHHPVIDDSRSAR from the coding sequence ATGAGCACCGCGATCGTCGAGGTCCGGAACGTCTCAAGGCGCTTCGCGCCGACGCCGTCGATCGGCGAGCGTATCGCGGGGCTTTTCGGGGCTGAGGTCGAGAACCGGACCGTCCATGCGGTCGACCGTGTCAGCCTCGATATCTCCCCGGGCGATGTGCTCGGTCTCGTCGGCGAGTCCGGTTGCGGCAAGTCCACCCTTGGCCGGGTCATTGCCGGCATTCACCCGCCGAGCGATGGCGAGGCCTATGTCCACGGCGAACCCGTCATGGGGGGAGCGCGGCGCCGGGTGAAAACGACGACGCGCGTGCAGATGATCTTCCAGGACCCGTTCGGCTCGCTCGATCCGCGTTTCCGGATCGGCGCGACCATTGCGGAGGGGCCGATCGCCCACGGCCTGATCCGACGCGCCGAGGCGCGCGACGAGGTCGCCCGTTGGCTCTCGGCCGTCGGCTTGCCGGCCGATGCCGCAGACCGGTTTCCGCATCAGTTTTCCGGTGGCCAGCGCCAGCGAATCGCCATCGCGCGGGCGCTCGCCATGCAGCCCGACATCCTGGTCTGCGACGAGCCGGTCGCCTCGCTCGACGTGTCGATCCAGGCCCAGATCATCAATCTGTTCCTAAAGCTGCGGCGTGAGCTCAACCTCACCATGCTGTTCATCAGCCATGACCTCGGGGTCGTCCGGCACATCTGCGACCGGGTGGCCATCATGTATCTGGGGCGCATTGTCGAGATCGGCCCTACCCAGGACATCTACACGCGCCCCGCCCATCACTACACGCGCGCGCTGCTCGACAGCGTGCCCAAGCTCGTGACGACGGGCGACGAACTCGTCAGCTTCCGGCCGATCAGCGGCGAACTGCCCTCGCCGCTCGCGCCGCCCCCCGGCTGTCATTTTCACCTGCGCTGTCCCGCGGCCGACCAGCGGTGTCGCACGGAGGCGCCTGACCTCCGTGACCTCGCCGACGGCCGGCGCGCGGCCTGCCACCATCCAGTGATCGACGACAGTCGGTCCGCTCGGTGA
- a CDS encoding ABC transporter permease, translated as MTTSPVAQFWSEFRVNRVAVVALAIVVIIIAVSFVAPWITPQNPYDMASLRLSDARRPPGFVSPGTGMTHWLGTDGQGRDVLSAILYGLRVSIEIGLAAGVIAFSLGVTLGTFAAYLGGRIEALIMRFIDLQLSFPAILLALVLAAVLGQGKWQLVAALVTAQYAYFARTAHGAASTERSKDYVEAALSTPLKPHVVVLRHILPNCMPPLIVVATVQVANSIALEATLSFLGLGLPVNEPSLGMLIANGFQYLLSGRYWISIYPGIALIVLISAINLVGDQVRDQLNPRLRR; from the coding sequence ATGACGACGAGTCCGGTCGCACAGTTCTGGAGCGAGTTTCGCGTCAACCGCGTCGCGGTGGTCGCGCTCGCCATCGTCGTCATCATCATCGCCGTGTCGTTTGTGGCGCCCTGGATCACCCCGCAGAACCCCTACGACATGGCCAGTCTGCGCCTGTCCGACGCCCGTCGGCCGCCCGGCTTCGTCAGTCCCGGCACGGGCATGACCCACTGGCTCGGGACCGACGGCCAAGGCCGCGACGTCCTCTCGGCGATCCTCTACGGACTTCGCGTGTCGATCGAGATCGGCCTCGCCGCCGGCGTGATCGCCTTCTCGCTGGGCGTGACGCTTGGCACCTTTGCAGCCTATCTCGGCGGCCGCATCGAGGCGTTGATCATGCGCTTCATCGACCTGCAGCTCTCCTTTCCGGCCATCCTTCTCGCCCTGGTGCTTGCTGCGGTCCTCGGCCAGGGCAAGTGGCAACTCGTGGCAGCGCTGGTGACGGCGCAATATGCCTATTTCGCCCGAACCGCCCATGGCGCTGCCTCGACCGAACGGTCGAAGGACTATGTCGAGGCGGCCCTGTCGACGCCGCTGAAGCCACACGTGGTCGTGCTCCGCCATATCCTGCCCAATTGCATGCCCCCGCTGATCGTCGTCGCCACGGTGCAGGTGGCCAATTCGATCGCGCTGGAAGCCACCCTCTCCTTCCTGGGTCTCGGTCTGCCCGTGAACGAGCCATCGCTCGGCATGCTGATCGCCAACGGATTTCAATACCTGCTGTCCGGCCGCTACTGGATTTCCATCTATCCCGGCATCGCGCTGATCGTGCTGATCTCCGCGATCAATCTCGTCGGCGACCAGGTGCGCGACCAGCTCAACCCGCGGCTCAGGCGATGA
- a CDS encoding YciE/YciF ferroxidase family protein — protein sequence MAAKIKVLDDMFLDMLKDVYFAEKQILKTLPKMAKAANSAELKAAFEKHRDETEGQVDRIENVFEILGAPARGKTCDAILGIIEEGKAVMEDFGDSPALDAGLLATAQAVEHYEMARYGTLIAWAKQLGQQDAAKLLMQTLEEEEKTDKDLTSLANSSVNASAAATSKAA from the coding sequence ATGGCTGCGAAGATCAAAGTGCTCGATGACATGTTTCTTGACATGCTCAAGGATGTCTATTTTGCCGAAAAGCAGATCCTGAAAACCCTGCCAAAGATGGCGAAGGCGGCCAATTCGGCGGAACTCAAGGCGGCGTTCGAAAAGCACCGTGACGAGACCGAAGGCCAGGTCGATCGCATCGAGAACGTGTTCGAGATCCTTGGCGCTCCTGCGCGCGGCAAGACTTGCGATGCCATCCTCGGCATCATCGAGGAGGGCAAGGCGGTAATGGAGGATTTCGGCGACAGCCCGGCGCTGGATGCCGGCCTGCTCGCCACCGCCCAGGCCGTCGAACATTATGAGATGGCCCGCTACGGCACGCTGATCGCCTGGGCCAAGCAGCTTGGCCAGCAGGACGCCGCCAAGCTTTTGATGCAGACGCTTGAGGAAGAGGAAAAGACCGACAAGGACCTTACCTCGCTCGCCAACTCGTCCGTCAATGCCAGCGCGGCGGCGACCAGCAAGGCGGCTTGA
- a CDS encoding MarR family winged helix-turn-helix transcriptional regulator encodes MEPTVAAQRIAEPEVASPERRLDVFTHARLWKNPCGFAARFNYLALRYNQPLYGWIEERYGLSRAEFVILYSLGIMDGVTASEIASSTAFPKNTLSRAVGLLGKRGLVGRGADATDRRAQPLHLTQAGRDLLAEAMPRFIALEEEMLEPLSLIEREQLSMLMAKVVLGMFHSGDTGE; translated from the coding sequence TTGGAACCAACTGTCGCAGCCCAGCGCATCGCCGAACCAGAGGTCGCAAGTCCCGAACGGCGTCTCGACGTCTTTACCCATGCGCGGCTGTGGAAGAACCCCTGCGGCTTCGCGGCCCGGTTCAACTATCTTGCGCTGCGCTACAACCAGCCGCTCTACGGCTGGATCGAGGAACGCTACGGCCTGTCGCGCGCCGAATTCGTCATTCTCTACAGCCTCGGCATCATGGACGGCGTGACCGCCTCGGAGATCGCCTCCTCGACCGCCTTCCCGAAGAACACGCTCAGCCGCGCCGTCGGGCTGCTCGGCAAGCGCGGCCTCGTGGGGCGCGGGGCCGATGCTACGGATCGCCGGGCCCAGCCGCTGCACCTCACGCAGGCCGGCCGGGACCTTCTGGCCGAGGCCATGCCGCGCTTCATCGCGCTGGAGGAGGAGATGCTGGAGCCGCTCTCCCTGATCGAGCGCGAGCAGTTGTCCATGCTGATGGCGAAGGTCGTGCTTGGCATGTTCCATTCTGGCGATACGGGGGAGTAA
- a CDS encoding ABC transporter ATP-binding protein: protein MSAPLLVVEGLTTEFPTRAGLVRAVRGVSFHVEAGEILGLVGESGSGKSVTGFSILGLIDPPGRITGGSVRLAGRELVGLPARDLRAMRGREIAMVFQDPAATLNPVLRIGDQMALAIHAHENVSAAAARARVAEVLTLVGIPDAARRLDAYPHQFSGGMRQRVAIATALLNRPKLIICDEPTTALDVSVQAQILTEMRALARDTGTALIWISHDLATVSSLASRIIVMYAGRVIEEGPIRQVLSEPRHPYTRGLLDSLPAKAVAGEDLVQVPGAPPSMMALPPGCAFAPRCLRADAACEAEPEPTQMLDRRWRCHHPHVEPVS, encoded by the coding sequence ATGAGCGCCCCCCTTCTCGTCGTCGAGGGCCTGACCACGGAATTCCCGACGCGGGCCGGCCTCGTGCGCGCCGTGCGCGGGGTCAGCTTCCATGTCGAGGCTGGCGAGATTCTCGGCCTGGTCGGTGAATCCGGATCGGGCAAGAGCGTGACGGGCTTTTCCATCCTCGGTCTGATTGATCCACCCGGGCGCATCACCGGCGGCTCGGTCCGGCTCGCCGGGCGCGAACTTGTCGGCCTGCCCGCCCGCGATCTGCGCGCCATGCGCGGCCGGGAGATCGCCATGGTCTTCCAGGACCCGGCTGCGACGCTCAATCCTGTCCTGCGCATTGGCGACCAGATGGCGCTGGCCATCCACGCCCACGAGAATGTCAGCGCCGCGGCGGCGCGGGCCCGCGTGGCGGAGGTTCTGACCCTGGTCGGAATTCCGGACGCCGCACGCCGGCTCGACGCCTATCCCCACCAGTTCTCTGGCGGCATGCGCCAGCGCGTGGCCATTGCCACCGCCTTGCTCAACAGGCCAAAGCTGATCATCTGCGACGAACCGACGACCGCTCTCGACGTGTCGGTCCAGGCCCAGATCCTCACCGAGATGCGGGCGCTGGCACGCGATACCGGCACGGCGCTCATCTGGATCAGCCATGATCTGGCGACGGTCTCCTCCCTCGCCTCCCGCATCATCGTCATGTATGCGGGCCGCGTGATCGAGGAAGGTCCGATCCGGCAGGTTCTGTCGGAGCCGCGCCACCCCTACACCAGGGGATTGCTCGATTCCCTGCCCGCCAAGGCCGTTGCAGGCGAGGACCTGGTGCAGGTTCCGGGCGCACCCCCGTCGATGATGGCGTTGCCGCCGGGCTGTGCCTTCGCGCCCAGATGCTTGCGGGCGGATGCGGCCTGCGAAGCCGAGCCCGAGCCGACGCAGATGCTCGATCGCCGCTGGCGGTGCCATCATCCGCACGTGGAGCCGGTTTCATGA
- a CDS encoding ABC transporter substrate-binding protein, which yields MRILRRSLMLGLLGVATLFSGTAPSANAQTLTIGVRGGPDSIDPHFTATGTHAEALKHVFDTLVWSGRGLELEPRLAESWRAIDATTWEFKLRRGVKFHDGSDFTAEDVKFSIERIPLVAGPNPTTIYVRRVKETRIIDAHTVHVVTDGPAPNLPNDFIRLFIVSSKAAAGLTRENANEAFNSGRAAIGTGPYRYVSWQPRGELVLARFDGYWGPKEPWERHVRREIPNDAARVAQLRAGQLDLITRVPASDVPTLRRDSRLTLQTVDTVYVFNLEMDVRERPNGLTAKDGSALPANPLRDLRVRQAIDLAIDRPTLAEVAMEGLGKPVNQLVTSTIFGYNTALPAQRHDPAEAKRLLAAAGYPNGFRIPFAFTNDRLPGDRDVGTAIAQMLAAVGIEAQPNGMPAAVFFPARTRGELSMSMSGWGTLTGEAHYTLSSLAHSNDRERRMGAFNVLGYANPQVDKLLQDAAIEMDEAKRRKLLEDANALVDADKQRLPIVAVSSAWAMNKAKVTLSPRVDEDTLAMDIRPAR from the coding sequence ATGCGAATTCTCAGACGTTCCCTGATGCTCGGCCTGCTCGGCGTCGCGACCCTATTCTCCGGCACGGCGCCGTCCGCCAATGCCCAGACCCTGACCATTGGCGTTCGCGGCGGTCCCGACTCGATCGATCCGCATTTCACGGCGACTGGCACCCATGCCGAGGCCCTGAAGCACGTCTTCGACACGCTGGTCTGGTCCGGCCGTGGCTTGGAACTGGAGCCGCGTCTTGCCGAAAGCTGGCGCGCCATCGACGCCACGACCTGGGAATTCAAGCTGCGTCGCGGAGTCAAATTCCACGACGGATCCGACTTCACGGCAGAGGACGTCAAGTTCTCTATCGAGCGGATTCCCTTGGTTGCCGGGCCCAATCCGACGACGATCTATGTCCGCCGCGTCAAGGAAACGCGCATCATCGATGCCCACACGGTCCATGTCGTCACCGACGGGCCGGCACCGAACCTGCCGAACGATTTCATCCGGCTGTTCATCGTTTCGTCCAAGGCGGCGGCGGGCCTGACGCGCGAGAATGCCAACGAAGCCTTCAATTCCGGCCGCGCCGCCATCGGCACCGGTCCTTACCGGTATGTCTCGTGGCAGCCGCGCGGCGAGCTCGTGCTCGCCCGGTTCGACGGCTACTGGGGCCCGAAGGAGCCGTGGGAGCGCCATGTTCGCCGCGAGATCCCGAACGATGCGGCCCGCGTCGCGCAGCTGCGCGCTGGCCAGCTCGATCTCATCACCCGCGTCCCTGCCTCGGATGTCCCGACGCTGCGTCGCGATAGCCGGCTCACCTTGCAGACGGTCGACACGGTCTATGTCTTCAACCTCGAGATGGATGTCCGTGAGCGGCCAAACGGCCTGACCGCCAAGGATGGCTCGGCCCTGCCGGCCAATCCGCTCCGCGACCTCCGGGTCCGCCAGGCCATCGATCTTGCGATCGACCGCCCGACGCTCGCCGAGGTCGCCATGGAAGGGCTCGGCAAGCCGGTGAACCAGTTGGTGACCTCCACCATCTTCGGTTACAACACGGCGCTTCCGGCGCAGCGCCATGATCCGGCCGAGGCCAAGCGCCTCCTCGCGGCGGCAGGTTATCCCAACGGCTTCCGCATCCCCTTCGCCTTCACCAACGACCGCCTGCCGGGCGACCGCGACGTCGGCACGGCCATCGCCCAGATGCTGGCCGCCGTCGGGATCGAGGCGCAGCCGAATGGCATGCCGGCTGCCGTGTTCTTCCCCGCGCGCACCCGCGGCGAACTCTCCATGTCGATGTCCGGTTGGGGCACGCTGACCGGCGAGGCGCACTACACCCTGTCCTCGCTTGCCCATTCCAACGATCGCGAGCGGCGGATGGGCGCGTTCAATGTGCTTGGCTACGCCAATCCGCAGGTGGACAAGCTTCTGCAAGACGCGGCGATCGAGATGGACGAGGCGAAGCGCCGCAAGCTCCTCGAGGACGCCAATGCCCTGGTCGATGCCGACAAGCAGCGCCTGCCGATCGTCGCGGTCTCCTCCGCCTGGGCCATGAACAAGGCCAAGGTGACATTGTCGCCACGGGTGGACGAGGACACGCTCGCCATGGACATCCGTCCGGCGCGATGA
- a CDS encoding ABC transporter permease: MLGFIIQRLLQAIVVMLVISVLVFCGVYAVGNPIDVLISPDATQQIREEAIRTYGLDQPIWRQYVDFLGRLIQGDFGRSFVFGSPVLPLILSRLPATLELTLVAVVGATLAGVPLGMYAGYRPDSLAARAIMGVSILGFSVPTFWIGLVLIFIFAVQLGILPAGSRGETREMFGVSWSFLTANGWQHLFLPALNLALFKFAMMVRLARAGTREIMLTDTVKFARAAGESEATILRRHVLRLIAIPIVTVFGLEFGSTLAFAVVTETIFSWPGVGKLIIDSINTLDRPVMVAYLMLVAFFFILINLTIDILYVALDPRLRLKAAS, translated from the coding sequence ATGCTCGGTTTCATCATCCAACGCCTGCTGCAAGCCATCGTCGTGATGCTGGTCATCTCGGTACTGGTCTTCTGCGGCGTCTATGCGGTGGGAAACCCGATCGATGTGCTGATCTCCCCCGACGCCACCCAGCAGATCCGCGAGGAGGCCATCCGCACCTACGGCCTCGACCAGCCGATCTGGCGGCAATATGTCGATTTCCTCGGTCGGCTCATCCAGGGCGATTTCGGCCGGTCCTTCGTCTTCGGTTCGCCGGTCCTGCCGCTCATCCTCTCGCGGCTGCCGGCGACGCTGGAACTGACACTGGTCGCCGTTGTCGGCGCGACCCTCGCCGGTGTCCCGCTCGGGATGTATGCCGGCTATCGTCCCGACAGTCTCGCAGCCCGCGCCATCATGGGCGTATCGATCCTGGGCTTCTCGGTCCCCACCTTCTGGATCGGCCTCGTGTTGATCTTCATCTTCGCGGTGCAGCTTGGAATCCTGCCCGCCGGCAGCCGCGGCGAGACGCGGGAGATGTTCGGCGTCTCCTGGAGTTTCCTGACCGCCAACGGCTGGCAGCACCTGTTCCTGCCGGCGCTCAATCTCGCCCTGTTCAAGTTCGCCATGATGGTGCGCCTCGCCCGCGCCGGCACCCGCGAGATCATGCTCACCGATACCGTGAAGTTCGCGCGCGCCGCGGGTGAAAGCGAGGCGACGATCCTGCGTCGGCACGTGCTGCGCCTGATCGCCATTCCCATCGTGACCGTGTTCGGCCTCGAATTCGGCTCGACCCTCGCTTTCGCTGTCGTCACCGAGACGATCTTCTCCTGGCCAGGCGTCGGAAAGCTGATCATCGATTCCATCAACACGCTCGACCGGCCCGTCATGGTCGCCTACCTCATGCTGGTCGCCTTCTTCTTCATCCTCATCAATCTCACCATCGATATCCTCTATGTCGCCCTCGACCCACGCCTCAGGTTGAAAGCGGCGTCATGA